The Alkalihalobacillus sp. LMS6 genomic interval TCATCGCCTACTTCTGGTAATTCAACAAATACAATATCACCTAGTTCAGACTGGGCGAAATCTGTAATCCCAATTCGCACATTTCCTTCTTCAGTTTTTACCCATTCGTGTTCTTCGGAATACTTTAATTCCTGTGGTAGTTTACTCATGTTTTCCCCTCCATTGTAACGTTTTCGTCATAATCATACATGAAAATCACTGTTTCGAAAAGAATAACTTGTTTGACAACAACGGATTATGCCCAGTTTGCTTGAAACTGATCTTCTTTAAAACCTAGTGTAACCGTCTTTCCGTCAGTCACAATGGGGCGCTTTATTAGCATACCGTCAGAAGCAAGAAGTTCGTATTGCTCTTGCTCGCTCATTGCTTCACGTTTATTTTTCAAATCTAACTCGCGATATTTTTTTCCGCTCGTGTTGAAAAACGCTTTAAGTTCTAAACCGCTTTTTTGATGAAGCTCTTTTAACGTTTCGGCATGCGGTGGCTCGTCAACAATATGAATCGCTTCATATTTGACGTTGTGTTCGTCTAGCCATTTTTTCGCATTTCGGCACGTTCCACATTTTGGGTATTCATAAATTGTTACGTTCATTAATTTTCCTCCTCAAACCATCTCATCTACAAGCATTTTAACATAATTTAAAAGGAAACAGCGAGTCGCTGCTTCCTTTCTGAGGAGAACGCTCCTTGCGAGAGGAGCATTTATATTTTTTTTGAGGGATAGCCCTCAAAAGTGTAACCAATCGTTAAACAACAAATCTCTTTTCAGCAATAACCGCTTTCGCAATTTCTCTCTTCTTTCCGACAACATTAATTGGCGTATGTCGTGTTAATTTTTTCAACATTGAAAGCATGGTGCGAAGCGTATCGCCTTCCTCCACATGCACAAGCGCTTTTTTCGCATTCGCTTCAATACGATTCATTGCTTCTTGCGCAAACACTTGCGTCATTAACAATTTTTGGTTCTGTGCTTCAACTGACGATTTCGCAATTGCTTTTTCTGTCCGTAAAACAACAGACTCAAGCGAATAAATATCATTCACGATATCCGCGACTACCGCTAACACCTCTTGCTCTTTATCTAGTTCAGGACCATATTTTTGCGCTCCTGTACCTGCAATCATTAAGAAGATTTTCTTTGCCATAGAAAGCAAGTACTTCTCTTGCTCTAACGGCTCATCGCCTACTTCTTGTGGCATGAGCATCATTAATTCTTCTTGAAGAGCAGTCGCCTTCTCTAGGAATGGCAGCTCGCCTTTCATCGCTTTACGCATTAACGTACCAGGAACAAGCATCCGGTTAATTTCATTCGTTCCTTCAAAAATCCGGTTAATTCGAGAATCTCGATAAATACGCTCGACTTGATATTCAGCCATGAACCCGTAACCACCATGAATTTGTACTGCTTCGTCCGCAACAAAATCAAGCGTTTCGGAACCATCAAATTTATTAAGGGAACACTCAATTGCATACTCAGCAATCGCTGATGCTACTGCACGGCCATCTTTTTGTTCTTCTTCTGAAAGACTTGCAAATCGATCTTCAATTAAGCCGCCCGTACGATAAATCGCACTTTCTGATGCGAAAATTTCTGTCGCCATCGAAGCCAATTTTTCTTGTATTAATGTAAATGATGCAATTGGTGTTTTAAACTGCTTGCGCTCGTTTGCGTAGTTTGCTGCTAGCTCAAGCGCGACTTTCGCTCCACCAATACACCCAACACCAAGCTTGTAACGACCAATGTTTAAAATGTTAAACGCAATGATGTGACCGCGTCCGATTTCACCTAGTACATTTTCCACAGGGACTTTTGCATCTTCTAATACTAGTGTACGTGTGGATGAACCTTTAATACCCATTTTCTTTTCTTCTGGTCCAGTTGATACACCATCAAACTCTTTTTCAACGATAAACGCCGTAAACTTTTCACCGTCAATTTTAGCGTAAACCACAAAGACATCAGCGAAAGCAGAGTTTGTAATCCATTGTTTTTCACCGTTAAGAACATAGTGTGTGCCTTCTTCATTTAAAACAGCTGTTGTTTTAGCTCCTAATGCATCCGAACCAGAACTTGGCTCTGTTAGCGCGTACGCAGCAAATTTTTCACCTGTTGCAAGGGCCGGTAAGTATTTTTCTTTTTGCTCATGTGAGCCGAAGAAAACAATTGGCAAAGAACCGATCCCAACGTGAGCGCCGTGACTTAAACCAAATGCCCCTACACGACTAAAGCGTTCTGAGATGAGAGAAGAACTTATCTTATCTAAACCAATTCCACCATACTCTTCTGGCACATCTGCTCCTAATAAGCCTAACTCTCCAGCTTTTTTCAATAATCGAGTCGTGTGTTGGAACTCATGGTTTTCAATCGCATCAACATAAGGTTTCACATCTTTTTCAATGAAATCTTCAGTCGTACGCGCAATCATCAATTGCTCATCAGTAAAATCTTCTGGCGCAAAGTACTGTGATGCGTCAATATCTTCTAGTAAAAAGCCGCCACCTTTTAATAAATTGCCTGTTGCTTCACTCATTGTTATTTCCTCCTTATTAGTTAAACGAGTTCAAATACTCCTGCAGCACCCATGCCGCCGCCAATACACATCGTCACAACGCCGAACTGCTGACCCCGTCGCTTCATTTCGTGCGCTAGGGATAAGGTTAACTTCGAACCTGTACAGCCTAGTGGGTGACCGAGTGCAATCGCGCCACCGTTTACGTTCACTTTGTCGTGATCAAGTCCTAACGTGCGGATAATTGCTAATGCTTGCGATGCAAATGCTTCATTTAGTTCAAACAAGCCGATATCTTCTAATTGCAAGCCCGCTTGACGTACCGCTTTCGGAATCGCTTCAATTGGACCGATCCCCATTACTTCCGGTGCCACGCCAGCAACTGCAAAACTTCGAAATTTCAGGATTGGTGAGAGTCCGCGCTCAGTCGCCTCTTCTTTTTCCATTAATAATACGGAAGCAGCGCCGTCACTCATTTGTGATGAGTTCCCTGCTGTAACCGTCCCCTTTAATTGAAATGCTGGTTTTAGTTTTGACAACGTCTCAAATGTCGTATCTGCTCGCACACCTTCGTCCACAGAAACCATTCTTTCTTGCACACTTACTTTTCCATCTTCACCTAACACCTGCTCTTGAACATGGACTGGTACAATCTCATCTTCAAAATACCCATTTTGAATAGCTGCGGCAGCTCGTTTATGACTTTCTGTCGCAAATGTATCTTGATCTTCACGACTAATGCCATATTGACGTGCGACTTCTTCCGCTGTGTAGCCCATTGACATATAATATTCGGGTGCTTCATCAATGAGTTTAGGATTTGGCTTAATCACGTGGCCGCCAATTGGAATCATGCTCATAGATTCTGCGCCACCTGCAACGATAATTTTGCTTTGCCCGAGCATAATACGTTCTGCTCCGTAGGCGATCGTTTGAAGTCCTGAAGCACAATAACGATTGATCGTGACAGCTGGTACAGATTGCGGAATCCCCGCTAGAACACTTAAGTTACGGGCCATGTTCATGCCTTGTTCTGCTTCTGGCATCGCACAACCAATAATCACATCTTCAATTTCATTTAATTCAACATTTCCAGCTCGACGTATTGTCTCTTTAACAGCCGTAGCGCCTAAATCATCTGAACGTACGTGTGCGAAGGCACCTCGTTTTGCCTTTCCAACAGGCGTCCGAGCACCTGATACAATGACAGCTTCCTTCACGTGTGACCCCTCCTAGTTACGTAATGGTTTTCCTTTTGTAAGCATATGCTGCATCCGTTGTTGTGATTTTGGTTCGGCGATCAGACTTAAGAACGCTTCACGCTCAAGGTCGAGTAAGTATTGCTCATCAACAAGCGTGCCTTCTTTTAAGCGACCCCCAGAAATCACAAACGCTAACTTCTTCGCAATTTTTAAATCGTGTTCGGATGCGTATCCGCCCCACTTCATCATTTCTGCACCTAACATCAATGTCGCGTATCCAGCTTCCCCTGTAACAGGAATTTTCTTTCTCGCTGGTGCTTGATAGCCTGCATTAAACAGAGAGATGACTTTTTGTTTTGCGGCATGGTTAACGAATGAATCGTTCATGACGATGCCATCGCGATGATTCATAAAGCCGTTTTCTTTTGCTTCAGCGGCAGAAGTTGACACTTTCGCGGTTGCAATCGTTTCAAACGTTTCCCGTGCTACTTGCTGCAGTTGTGCTGGTGAGTTGCCGTAGCGCTCTAAGTTACGAAGGTATAATTCTTTATTTCCTCCTCCACCTGGAATAAGACCGACGCCAACTTCAACAAGACCCATATACGTTTCGTGACTCGCTTGGATACTTGCAGCTGGTAAACTGATTTCCGCTCCGCCACCAAGTGTCATTTGGAACGGCGCTGTTACGATCGGAACATTTGAATAGCGAATTGTAGATGTTGCTTGCTGGAACTGCTTCACGACCATATCAAGCTCAAAGAAATTGTCATCTTGTGCTTCCATGAGCATCATCATCAGATTTGCTCCAACGCAGAAGTTCTTGCTTTCATTTCCAATGACTAATCCTTTAAAATTCTTTTCTGCTTCTGCAATTGATTTATTTATCATTTGAATGACATCAAGACCTATGGAATTGTTTGGTGATGTGAATTTTAGTAACGCTACATCATCGCCAATATCAATCATGGCAGCACCAGTATTTTTCATCACCGTATTTGTCTTGATTAAATGATTTAATGATAGATACTTTTCATGTTGGCGAATCGGCACATATTCTTTTGCATGAATAAATTGACCGTCTGTATAAAACCCTTCTTTCCCTGATTCAAACATCTCTTCAACCCAAGTAGGAAGCGATCGTCCGTCCGCTTTCATCTTCTCTACGGTCTGTCTGAAACCAAGTGCATCCCATAATTCGAATGGTCCCATGCTCCAGCCGAATCCCCAACGCATCGCTTCATCTACAGCTAGCACATCGTTCGCAATCTCATACGTTTTTTCTGCCGTGTAAAGAAGGACTGGACTAATGATATTCCATAAAAGTTGGCCCGCTCGATCATCGGCAAACACAACGGTTTGAATTTTTTGCTTCTTAGACTTTAAGGCTTTCGTTTTTTCAATAGACGGTGCTTTTAATTTTTTTCGGTCTTCATACTCCATCGTTTCAGGATTAAGTTCATAGATGACGCCATCTTTTTTTAAGAAGAAGCCTTGGCCTGCTTTGGCTCCTATCCAGCCTTTTTCTGCCATCTCACGCATAAATCCAGGTGGGTCAAACATCGCTTGCTCGTCTCCACTCGTCACGTCGTACACGTTTTTGGCAACATGTAAAAAGGTGTCCAAGCCGACCACATCGAGAGTACGGAATGTAGCGCTTTTAGGGCGACCGATTAATGTTCCTGTAACCGAATCCACTTCTCCCACTGAATATCCACCGCGCAGCATCTCATGAACGGTTACGAGTAAGCCATACGTTCCAATTCGATTTGCAATAAAGTTTGGTGTATCCTTTGCTTCAACAACTCCTTTACCAAGGGATTCTTCTGCAAAAGAACGGACAAAATCGATTACTTCTTGATTTGTTTCCTTCACCGGAATCACTTCAAGCAGCTTTAAATAACGAGGTGGATTAAAAAAGTGTGTGCCTAGAAAATGTGCTTTAAAATCAGCACTTCTACCTTCTGACATCGCTTCAATCGAGATCCCTGATGTGTTGGAGGAAACGATTGAACCTTCTTTTCTTACCTCATCAATTTTCGCAAACAATTCTTTTTTTGCATCCAAATTTTCAATAATGACTTCAATGATCCAATCAGCTTCACTTAAACGACTTAAATCATCTTCTAAATTTCCAGTTTCAATCAATTCAATATTTTTCTTTGAAGACAGTGGTGCCGGTTTTTGTTTTAGGAGTTTTTTAACTGCTGTATCCGCTAATTGATTGCGCGTATGCTTTTTTTCAGCAGTAGCAACACTAGACTGTGTTTGCGTTTCTTTCTCTTTTGGTACGATGTCGAGTAATAAAACAGGCGTTCCTGCATTGGCCAAATGAGCAGCAATGCTTGCCCCCATTACACCCGATCCAATGACCGCAGTTTTCTTTATATGACGTGACATGATTCGTGTCACCCTCCTCTCATATTAAAAACGAATGAATACTCATTCATTTTTTGAGCCAAAAAAAACGCTCATGTCATAAGCTTTCTTTAACTATAACGAATTATGATAGCGTTTGCAATAGCAATTTTCTGCAAATTCTCCTTTTTTTCTTTTTATCTCTGCATCTCCCGCTTTTTTATTTGCGCGGCAAAACCATTGTCGCTTTATCAAACGCATTTCAGTTGTTCATAAAGTTGACTTGAATAAAAAATCCCTGATTAAAAATACTAATGAAGATCGTTATTTTAAGGAGGGACATCATGAATCCACAACAGCAAAACGTTCAACAACAGCAAAATCAATCAATGATGCAAGAAGCTCCAGCCGTTATAACAGGAAAAGATTTAAATTATATTAACGATATGATGGCATGGAATTTAACAGCTGCAAAGAAAGCTCATTCTTTTGCACAAAGCTGCCAAGATCCTGAGATCAAACAAGCCATTGATCAAGCTGGTCAAATGCATCAACGTCATTACGAGCAGTTTTTACAACTGCTTACGAATCAAAATCAACCACCGACTTACCAATAAGGAGGCTTTATGATGAATCAGCAAAAAGTTCAAAACCCAAAGATTCAAATCCCTACAACAACGTCTATGAATGACCAAGATTATATTACGGACATGCTTACAACTGAAAAATATATCACCGTATCGTATTCAGTTGCTGAACATGAGGCGAGTCATGAAGCTTATTATCAAACGATTCACCAAGCAAATAATGAAGCCTCACAAATGCAGCGAACCTTGTATGAAACGATGTTTCGCAAAGGATTGTATAGCTTGACGCCAACTCAAGAATCATCTATTCAACAAAGCTATCAACAGCATACACAAGACAAATCTCAACTTCCATACCAGTAATTATTGCATGCTAGGCAACGTTGCAAACTTGTCGCCTAGCATGTTTTTTATACCCGTTGAAAAAAGCGCTGTTTAGCGAGCGCACTCATATACTCATCAAGGAAAGAATCATGATCATTGATTAAGACAGCTTCTTTTCCCTCGATTCCTAATTCTTGCAGCAACGGTTTTACCTTAGGAGAGACCCCTATTGGTTTATAGTGCATAAATTGTTCGCGAATAAAGTGAGCCATCTGTCCAGTTGAATAGCTATCCGGTCTTCTACCACTTGCCACATAAATGGAATCATATAGTAGCGGCGAGCCCGTTAAAAAACTTGCGTCAGGTGTATACGTGACATTGTCTGTTCCTCTAACTTCCGCTTGCTTCTCACTTAAAATTTCAACCCTTACCCCATCCTGTTTCAAGCGCTCCACTACACGTTTGGTTGCTGGTCCATCAAAGCCTTCAGACAGTAATACACCCACTTTAAGCCATTTCACAGATTGGTTTTGATTCGCCATACTTAACGCTTTCGATGCTTTCCTGACTTTCGATTCTGCTACGGAAGGAGGCTGAACGCCGATTTGTTTTGACACAACTGTGGCTAATTCTGTACTTACGCCACCAATATGATTAATCATTTGCTGACGAACCGATTTGCTCTTCACTTTCCCTAATTCAAAACTAAACGCATTGGCGATATGGTCGCGCTCCCAGCTGCTCATACTATTCCAAAATAACCTCGCTTGCGAGTAATGATCAAGAAAGCTTTTAGCTGTTTTTCGAATTTTCACCCCGTTGACTTTTTCTGGGTAAGTAACAAATCCACCTTTACTAGGGTCGACTTCAAAGGGGGTGTTGTTCCAAAGTGAATTTTTATGATAGTGTACTTGGCCCTTATCAACCGTATGGCGCATCGCACCGTCACGTTGATTATTATGAAATGGACATAATGGCTGGTTAATCGGTAATTCTTGATGATTGGTGCCGACTCGATACATTTGCGTGTCTGTATACGAGAATAATCGTGTTTGGAGTAGTGGATCATCTGTAAAATCAATACCCGAAACAATGTTTCCTGGATGGAGCGCAATTTGCTCTGTCTCTGCAAAAACATTTTCTACGTTTCGATTTAGCCGCATTTCCCCAATTCGACGCACAGGTACATCTTCCTCTGGCCATATTTTAGTCGAATCAAGGATATCAAAATCAAACTTAAATTCATCTTTCTCATCAAGGACTTGAATACCTAGCTCCCAAACCGCTTCACCACCAGCTTCAATCACATCCCATAAGTCTCTGCGATGAAAATCTGGATCAATTCCTCCAAGTTTCTGCGACTCATTCCAGACAAGCGAGTGAACACCTAGCTTTGGCTTCCAATGAAATTTCACAAAATGGGCTTTTCCAGCTTCATTTACAAGGCGGAATGTATGTACTCCAAACCCTTCCATTGTCCGAAAACTTCTAGGAATCGTTCGATCACTCATGATCCACATCATCATATGAGCAGATTCTTTATTATTTGCCATGAAGTCCCAAAAATTATCGTGAGCTGTTTGCGCTTGTGGAATTTCATTATTTGGCTCTGGTTTCACCGCATGAATAAGATCGGGAAATTTAATGCCATCTTGAATAAAAAATACGGGAATATTATTGCCAACTAAATCAAAATTCCCTTCTTCCGTATAAAATTTCACCGCAAAACCACGAACATCACGCACTGTCTCAGCGGCCCCTTTGGAACCTGCTACTTCTGAAAATCGGAGAAACACAGGCGTTTCAATGCTAGGATCTTGCAAAAAATGAGCTTTTGTTAACGCTGCTTGAGATTCGTACACTCGAAACGTTCCATATGCGCCATATCCTCTTGCATGTACGACTCTTTCTGGGATTCGTTCTCGATCAAAGTGAGAAAGCTTTTCTCGCATCACAAAATCTTCAAGCAAACTCGGTCCACGCTCACCAGCTTTTAAAGTATTTTCATCATTTGAAATTTTAATGCCTTGATTGGTTGTTAAAGGTTTATTGTAGTTATTTCGTGAGTATTGTTCAACTTGTTCCGCTTTTCGATTTGGTTTTTTCGGCTTCCGTTCCATTTCCATACACCTCCAATGCCCATTTTATTCAAAGGTGCTCCAATCTATGTTTGTCCACTAATAATTATCGTCAACAAAAACACACACTTCCTATTTACTGTGAAAGTGTGCGTTGCCATTTGTGAAATTGGTGAAGGTAACGGCCATAGGCGAGTTGATCAAATTCTTCGCCACATTCATGCATCACCCACGGATGAGGTTGATGCGCAATGCCTACCTCATACCCTTTGTTTTGGAATAGAAAGCTTTGGCTCACATCATAAAAATGCCAGCCATCAAATTGTTCCTCCCACGGAATGTCATACTGGGTTGCCATTAGTACGCCATCAATAACGGCCGCAGTTTGAAAAGCATAGTCCGCTTCAATAAATGATAAATACCCGTATGTGTCGCGCTTCTCTAATATTTTTCCAGCTTTCAGCTTACTGTCCCACCAAACGCTATTCTCAGGTAAATCTTTCGCGCCGATCACACCAAACATCCCTAAGCTTGGGTGATTCTCAAATAAGAACAGTAAATCATGAAGAAACATCCGATTAATAATCATTGTATCTTGGTGCAGATACACTTTATACTTTGCATTCGACTGCTTTAAAGCCGTATTATAGCCACTTGTCATGCTTAACGCATCACGTATCGCGATTTTTGTGACCGTATAATCTCGCGGTAAATACAGCATATCTATATGACTAGCTGCTCGTTCGTACAAGGTCTCATCGTTGACGCACGTTATAAAACAAATCTCTTTTTTGTTCATAAGACAACGCCACCCTTCTATCCGCTCCTATCAGAAGCAGTATATTCAAGAGTGGGCGCAGTCGTGTATGAAGATTTTCGTCGTATTAGCGATTCAATCTAGTAAGAGCTTGGCGCAATTTTGTTAGTCCTTCATCAATTTGCTCTTTTGTCACAGTCAAAGGCGGAATCATACGCAATACTTCCCCTTCGTTGCCACAAAAGTAAAAAAGGACGCCTTCTTCAAGTGCTAAATCTAAAATCTTTGCTGCTCGTTCTCCATCTTTTTTCCCTGTCTCTGGATCAACAATCTCAATCCCAATCATCATGCCTACATGACGGACTGATCCAATACATGCGAACTCTGCTTGAAGTGAGCGTACCTTATTCGCTGCATACGTCCCCACTTCTTTTACATTATCAAGGAGTTTTTCTTCTTTAATGATTTGAAGCGTTGCCCTTGCAGCTGCACACGCAATAGGATTTCCACCAAATGTTGTCGCATGACTCCCGAGTGGCCATTGCTGCATCAGCTTATGATTCGCTACGGTTGCACTAAGCGGCAAGCCAGAAGCAATTCCCTTTGCAACTGCCATAATATCAGGTGTGACATCAAATGCTTGTGCCGCAAACCATTCTCCTGTTCGACCAAAGCCTGTTTGTACTTCATCAAAAATGAGCAGGATTCCATGTTCATCACAAACCTCTCTTATACGCTTTAACCACGCAGCAGGCGGGACAATATAGCCCCCCTCTCCGAGCACAGGCTCAATGATAAAGCATGCTACTTCTTCTGGGAGCGTTTGATGAGCAAACATGGTTTGAGATGCTTCATCAAGCTTTTGAATGGCTAGCTCCTCGCTATCACCAGATTGGTAATAAGGAAGCTGTAATACATTGTTTTGAGCAGGCTGGTACGCTTTATATTTTGCTTTTGACGTACTAACACTCATTGACCCTAACGTACGACCGTGGAAACATCCTGTAAAGGAAACCACGTTTGGTCGTTTTGTTACATGTCGTGCAAGTTTTAACGCCCCTTCGATCGCTTCTGTTCCACTATTTCCAAAGAAAAAACAATCTAAGTCTCCTGGCATCACATCTGCAAGTTCATTTGCTAATGATAAGATCGATTCATATTGAATCACACCAATCGGCCCATGCGTAAATGAATCCGCTTCTGTTTTAATGGCTTCAACAATTTTCGGATGACGATGCCCGACATTGGTAACCGCAATGCCTGACGTAAAATCTAAATATTGTTTTCCATCCACCCCATAGTAATAACAGCCTTCTTCTTTAATAACAGGTAAATTCGGATGGTCTTTTGCCATACTCGGGGCAAGACGGTAAGGAATAGTTTCTTGTAGCTCGTTCCAACGTTGTGACATTCTAGATGACTCCTTTTAAAAAATAATAACGTGCGCAATCAAGACAACAACAGGGATTGCAATAATCGTACGTTGAATAAAGATAATCAACAACTGCCAAAATGAAATCGGAATACTTGAACGCATTAACATGACCCCAATTTCAGACATGTATACGAGTTGAATAAGGGAAACTGCACCGATGACAAATCGAGTTAATTCACTCTCTATTCCTGCACCTAAAATAGCTGGTAAAAACATGTCAGCAAAACCAACAAGTAAAGCTGGTGCTGCCTCTGCAGCTTCCGGAATATTCATCCACTCTAAGACCGGTACAAGTGGATATGAAAGATACGTGAAAACTGGTGTGAATTCGGCAATAATAAGCGCAATCGTTCCAATCGCCATGACAAGAGGAAGCATGCCGAACCAAATGTCCAACGCGTTAAATGCGCCTTTCTTAAACACTTGTGTTGTTTTTGGCGCATGCGCAGCTTTTGTTACGCCACGTTTAAATGCTTGGCTCCATAATGAACCGCTGGCGACTGTTTCATTAATCATA includes:
- a CDS encoding glycosyltransferase family protein → MNKKEICFITCVNDETLYERAASHIDMLYLPRDYTVTKIAIRDALSMTSGYNTALKQSNAKYKVYLHQDTMIINRMFLHDLLFLFENHPSLGMFGVIGAKDLPENSVWWDSKLKAGKILEKRDTYGYLSFIEADYAFQTAAVIDGVLMATQYDIPWEEQFDGWHFYDVSQSFLFQNKGYEVGIAHQPHPWVMHECGEEFDQLAYGRYLHQFHKWQRTLSQ
- a CDS encoding 3-hydroxyacyl-CoA dehydrogenase/enoyl-CoA hydratase family protein, producing MSRHIKKTAVIGSGVMGASIAAHLANAGTPVLLLDIVPKEKETQTQSSVATAEKKHTRNQLADTAVKKLLKQKPAPLSSKKNIELIETGNLEDDLSRLSEADWIIEVIIENLDAKKELFAKIDEVRKEGSIVSSNTSGISIEAMSEGRSADFKAHFLGTHFFNPPRYLKLLEVIPVKETNQEVIDFVRSFAEESLGKGVVEAKDTPNFIANRIGTYGLLVTVHEMLRGGYSVGEVDSVTGTLIGRPKSATFRTLDVVGLDTFLHVAKNVYDVTSGDEQAMFDPPGFMREMAEKGWIGAKAGQGFFLKKDGVIYELNPETMEYEDRKKLKAPSIEKTKALKSKKQKIQTVVFADDRAGQLLWNIISPVLLYTAEKTYEIANDVLAVDEAMRWGFGWSMGPFELWDALGFRQTVEKMKADGRSLPTWVEEMFESGKEGFYTDGQFIHAKEYVPIRQHEKYLSLNHLIKTNTVMKNTGAAMIDIGDDVALLKFTSPNNSIGLDVIQMINKSIAEAEKNFKGLVIGNESKNFCVGANLMMMLMEAQDDNFFELDMVVKQFQQATSTIRYSNVPIVTAPFQMTLGGGAEISLPAASIQASHETYMGLVEVGVGLIPGGGGNKELYLRNLERYGNSPAQLQQVARETFETIATAKVSTSAAEAKENGFMNHRDGIVMNDSFVNHAAKQKVISLFNAGYQAPARKKIPVTGEAGYATLMLGAEMMKWGGYASEHDLKIAKKLAFVISGGRLKEGTLVDEQYLLDLEREAFLSLIAEPKSQQRMQHMLTKGKPLRN
- a CDS encoding arsenate reductase family protein — encoded protein: MNVTIYEYPKCGTCRNAKKWLDEHNVKYEAIHIVDEPPHAETLKELHQKSGLELKAFFNTSGKKYRELDLKNKREAMSEQEQYELLASDGMLIKRPIVTDGKTVTLGFKEDQFQANWA
- a CDS encoding catalase; translation: MERKPKKPNRKAEQVEQYSRNNYNKPLTTNQGIKISNDENTLKAGERGPSLLEDFVMREKLSHFDRERIPERVVHARGYGAYGTFRVYESQAALTKAHFLQDPSIETPVFLRFSEVAGSKGAAETVRDVRGFAVKFYTEEGNFDLVGNNIPVFFIQDGIKFPDLIHAVKPEPNNEIPQAQTAHDNFWDFMANNKESAHMMMWIMSDRTIPRSFRTMEGFGVHTFRLVNEAGKAHFVKFHWKPKLGVHSLVWNESQKLGGIDPDFHRRDLWDVIEAGGEAVWELGIQVLDEKDEFKFDFDILDSTKIWPEEDVPVRRIGEMRLNRNVENVFAETEQIALHPGNIVSGIDFTDDPLLQTRLFSYTDTQMYRVGTNHQELPINQPLCPFHNNQRDGAMRHTVDKGQVHYHKNSLWNNTPFEVDPSKGGFVTYPEKVNGVKIRKTAKSFLDHYSQARLFWNSMSSWERDHIANAFSFELGKVKSKSVRQQMINHIGGVSTELATVVSKQIGVQPPSVAESKVRKASKALSMANQNQSVKWLKVGVLLSEGFDGPATKRVVERLKQDGVRVEILSEKQAEVRGTDNVTYTPDASFLTGSPLLYDSIYVASGRRPDSYSTGQMAHFIREQFMHYKPIGVSPKVKPLLQELGIEGKEAVLINDHDSFLDEYMSALAKQRFFQRV
- a CDS encoding acyl-CoA dehydrogenase family protein, with the protein product MSEATGNLLKGGGFLLEDIDASQYFAPEDFTDEQLMIARTTEDFIEKDVKPYVDAIENHEFQHTTRLLKKAGELGLLGADVPEEYGGIGLDKISSSLISERFSRVGAFGLSHGAHVGIGSLPIVFFGSHEQKEKYLPALATGEKFAAYALTEPSSGSDALGAKTTAVLNEEGTHYVLNGEKQWITNSAFADVFVVYAKIDGEKFTAFIVEKEFDGVSTGPEEKKMGIKGSSTRTLVLEDAKVPVENVLGEIGRGHIIAFNILNIGRYKLGVGCIGGAKVALELAANYANERKQFKTPIASFTLIQEKLASMATEIFASESAIYRTGGLIEDRFASLSEEEQKDGRAVASAIAEYAIECSLNKFDGSETLDFVADEAVQIHGGYGFMAEYQVERIYRDSRINRIFEGTNEINRMLVPGTLMRKAMKGELPFLEKATALQEELMMLMPQEVGDEPLEQEKYLLSMAKKIFLMIAGTGAQKYGPELDKEQEVLAVVADIVNDIYSLESVVLRTEKAIAKSSVEAQNQKLLMTQVFAQEAMNRIEANAKKALVHVEEGDTLRTMLSMLKKLTRHTPINVVGKKREIAKAVIAEKRFVV
- a CDS encoding acetyl-CoA C-acetyltransferase, which produces MKEAVIVSGARTPVGKAKRGAFAHVRSDDLGATAVKETIRRAGNVELNEIEDVIIGCAMPEAEQGMNMARNLSVLAGIPQSVPAVTINRYCASGLQTIAYGAERIMLGQSKIIVAGGAESMSMIPIGGHVIKPNPKLIDEAPEYYMSMGYTAEEVARQYGISREDQDTFATESHKRAAAAIQNGYFEDEIVPVHVQEQVLGEDGKVSVQERMVSVDEGVRADTTFETLSKLKPAFQLKGTVTAGNSSQMSDGAASVLLMEKEEATERGLSPILKFRSFAVAGVAPEVMGIGPIEAIPKAVRQAGLQLEDIGLFELNEAFASQALAIIRTLGLDHDKVNVNGGAIALGHPLGCTGSKLTLSLAHEMKRRGQQFGVVTMCIGGGMGAAGVFELV
- a CDS encoding spore coat protein, which gives rise to MMNQQKVQNPKIQIPTTTSMNDQDYITDMLTTEKYITVSYSVAEHEASHEAYYQTIHQANNEASQMQRTLYETMFRKGLYSLTPTQESSIQQSYQQHTQDKSQLPYQ
- a CDS encoding aspartate aminotransferase family protein, whose product is MSQRWNELQETIPYRLAPSMAKDHPNLPVIKEEGCYYYGVDGKQYLDFTSGIAVTNVGHRHPKIVEAIKTEADSFTHGPIGVIQYESILSLANELADVMPGDLDCFFFGNSGTEAIEGALKLARHVTKRPNVVSFTGCFHGRTLGSMSVSTSKAKYKAYQPAQNNVLQLPYYQSGDSEELAIQKLDEASQTMFAHQTLPEEVACFIIEPVLGEGGYIVPPAAWLKRIREVCDEHGILLIFDEVQTGFGRTGEWFAAQAFDVTPDIMAVAKGIASGLPLSATVANHKLMQQWPLGSHATTFGGNPIACAAARATLQIIKEEKLLDNVKEVGTYAANKVRSLQAEFACIGSVRHVGMMIGIEIVDPETGKKDGERAAKILDLALEEGVLFYFCGNEGEVLRMIPPLTVTKEQIDEGLTKLRQALTRLNR